In Halobaculum rubrum, the following are encoded in one genomic region:
- a CDS encoding PUA domain-containing protein produces MSGDATLEDLRTVADYQFGAGAGDALFPTDEDVTVRRSTSGRPRQVTCDAGRIVSYLTDGRFTLGVEGGRRLRSALPHPEYSVVVGDESAPFVRDGKNVFAKFVGDVGESVRPRDEVVVVHEDDTVLGVGRAELAAAEMRDFSSGMAVKVRSGAESE; encoded by the coding sequence ATGAGCGGCGACGCGACCCTGGAGGACCTCCGAACGGTCGCGGACTACCAGTTCGGCGCGGGCGCGGGCGACGCGCTGTTCCCGACCGACGAGGACGTGACGGTCCGGCGTTCGACGAGCGGGCGCCCCCGGCAGGTCACCTGCGACGCCGGGCGGATCGTCTCGTACCTGACGGACGGTCGGTTCACCCTCGGCGTCGAGGGCGGCCGACGGCTCCGATCGGCGCTGCCGCATCCCGAGTACAGCGTCGTCGTCGGCGACGAGTCGGCGCCGTTCGTCCGCGACGGGAAGAACGTGTTCGCGAAGTTCGTCGGGGACGTGGGCGAGTCCGTGCGCCCGCGCGACGAGGTCGTCGTCGTCCACGAGGACGACACCGTGCTCGGCGTCGGCCGGGCGGAACTGGCCGCGGCGGAGATGCGCGACTTCTCGTCGGGGATGGCGGTGAAGGTGCGATCGGGCGCCGAGTCGGAGTGA
- a CDS encoding NYN domain-containing protein, which produces MTEIHEGQRVAVLADSQNLYHSAQSVYSRNVDYSKMLEKAVMGRQLTRAIAYVIRADSPDEETFFQALRDIGFETKIKEIKTFGDGSKKADWDVGISLDAVTLADHVDTVVLCTGDADFSRLCSHLRHEGVRVEVVAFEESAAADLKAAADSFVDMSEREETFLL; this is translated from the coding sequence ATGACCGAGATACACGAGGGACAGCGGGTGGCCGTGTTGGCCGACTCGCAGAACCTGTATCACTCCGCACAGAGCGTTTACTCCCGCAACGTCGACTACTCGAAGATGCTGGAGAAGGCCGTGATGGGGCGGCAGCTGACCCGAGCGATCGCGTACGTGATCCGCGCGGACTCGCCCGACGAGGAGACGTTCTTCCAGGCGCTGCGCGACATCGGGTTCGAGACGAAGATCAAAGAGATCAAGACGTTCGGCGACGGCTCGAAGAAGGCCGACTGGGACGTGGGGATCAGTCTCGACGCGGTGACGCTGGCGGACCACGTGGACACGGTCGTGCTCTGCACCGGCGACGCCGACTTCTCGCGCCTGTGCTCGCATCTCCGCCACGAGGGCGTCCGCGTCGAGGTGGTCGCCTTCGAGGAGTCCGCGGCGGCGGACCTGAAGGCGGCCGCCGACTCGTTCGTCGACATGAGCGAGCGCGAGGAGACGTTCCTGCTATGA
- a CDS encoding nucleoside deaminase, translating to MASSLEALPDRFAGLSHEDHVREAIELARGAAERGDDPYGSVLVRAADDEIAMTERNAVTTENDVRRHPELTLAHRAAREFSPEQRADLIMYTSTEPCPMCAGGIAHVGLGAVVHATSSERGAELYGSDSCLPSAEVYERLGSDVVAAGPVLPEVGDAVHRDYGGIAGK from the coding sequence ATGGCATCTTCGCTCGAAGCCCTGCCGGACCGCTTCGCCGGCCTCAGCCACGAGGACCACGTCCGCGAGGCGATCGAACTGGCCCGGGGCGCCGCGGAGCGCGGCGACGACCCGTACGGCTCCGTGCTCGTGCGCGCCGCGGACGACGAGATCGCGATGACCGAGCGCAACGCCGTCACCACCGAAAACGACGTGCGCCGACATCCGGAGCTGACGCTCGCCCACCGCGCTGCCCGGGAGTTCTCGCCCGAACAGCGCGCCGACCTGATCATGTACACCAGCACCGAGCCGTGTCCGATGTGCGCGGGCGGGATCGCCCACGTCGGCCTCGGCGCGGTCGTCCACGCCACCTCGTCCGAGCGCGGCGCCGAACTGTACGGCTCGGACTCGTGTCTCCCGTCCGCGGAGGTGTACGAGCGCCTCGGCAGCGACGTTGTCGCCGCGGGGCCGGTGCTGCCCGAGGTGGGCGACGCGGTTCACCGCGACTACGGCGGCATCGCCGGCAAGTAA
- a CDS encoding PhzF family phenazine biosynthesis protein, whose protein sequence is MTDSDATSDGDRRDAALVDAFTTEPLAGNVAGVVPDADGLDDGQMRAIANELGASETAFLHPSSGADRRVRYFSPTAEVDLCGHATVAAHARLFETGAIDAGTHSLETNVGVIEIEVTDEGRVWMTQNPPTVYEVEVDYDRLGDVLGVSSEAFRDVGAELPVAYASSGLPFLVVPVNFLEHLGDMTPDFDAVAALADEHDAAGVYAFTFDALGPDSTAHGRCFVPGSGIDEDPVTGTASGACGAYLDHFGAFSGGDTGGVPGSDAGTAGDGGDGVDAGTPEELVFEQGHYVDRPGRVRVRPGAGDGGAPVVGGDTVTAFEGEIRVPESDDDEIIEV, encoded by the coding sequence ATGACCGACTCCGACGCCACCTCCGACGGGGACCGCCGCGACGCCGCGCTCGTCGACGCGTTCACGACCGAACCGCTCGCGGGCAACGTCGCGGGCGTCGTCCCCGACGCCGACGGCCTCGACGACGGACAGATGCGGGCGATCGCGAACGAACTGGGCGCCAGCGAGACGGCGTTCCTTCACCCGTCGAGCGGGGCCGACCGCCGGGTGCGCTACTTCTCGCCGACAGCGGAGGTCGACCTCTGCGGCCACGCGACCGTCGCCGCCCACGCCCGCCTGTTCGAGACGGGCGCGATCGACGCGGGGACGCACTCGCTGGAGACGAACGTCGGCGTCATCGAGATCGAGGTGACCGACGAGGGGCGGGTGTGGATGACGCAGAACCCGCCGACGGTGTACGAGGTCGAGGTCGACTACGACCGCCTCGGCGACGTGCTCGGCGTCTCCAGCGAGGCCTTCCGCGACGTGGGCGCGGAACTGCCCGTCGCGTACGCCTCGTCGGGGCTGCCGTTCCTTGTCGTCCCGGTGAACTTCCTCGAACACCTCGGCGACATGACGCCGGACTTCGACGCCGTCGCGGCGCTGGCGGACGAGCACGACGCCGCCGGCGTGTACGCGTTCACCTTTGACGCGCTCGGCCCCGACTCCACGGCCCACGGCCGGTGTTTCGTCCCCGGCAGCGGCATCGACGAGGACCCCGTGACCGGAACCGCGAGCGGCGCCTGCGGCGCATACCTCGACCACTTCGGCGCGTTCAGCGGCGGCGACACCGGCGGCGTTCCCGGATCGGATGCCGGCACCGCGGGCGACGGAGGCGACGGCGTCGACGCCGGGACGCCCGAGGAACTGGTGTTCGAACAGGGCCACTACGTCGACCGCCCGGGGCGGGTTCGGGTGCGCCCCGGTGCCGGCGACGGCGGCGCGCCGGTCGTCGGCGGCGACACGGTGACCGCGTTCGAGGGCGAGATCCGCGTCCCCGAGAGCGACGACGACGAGATCATCGAAGTCTGA
- the ppsA gene encoding phosphoenolpyruvate synthase: MAVLWLDDVSADDLDTVGGKGASLGELTGAGLPVPPGFVVTAGTYRTFIEEAGIDEELFAAMEIDPEDSAALRAAEQTARDLILGTELPESVREEILDAYRTMGDDGEAFVAVRSSATAEDLPDASFAGQQETFLNVREEALLERVKECWASLFSQRAIYYRQRQGFPHSEVDIAVVVQRMVDAEKSGVMFTSHPSTGEPEIIIEAAWGLGEAVVSGSVSPDNYVVNRETAAVDEVTVADKKLLMEKDMETGETVTRDVPDEKREARVLTDEEIERLVELGRRVEDHYGEPQDVEWAVYDGDVYMLQSRPITTITDASGSTESTPSGQEREAVTNGGAAAGTAGASGDDDDDVLFRGLGASPGIVSGEVRIVTKLDHLDQVAEGDIIVTEMTMPDMVPAMKRAVGIVTDEGGMTSHAAIVSRELGVPAVVGTGSATSALSDGQVVTIDGDKGTIRQGRATKEEEEYEPVEAVRPETPVKPMTATEVKVNVSIPEAAERAAATGADGVGLLRIEHMVLSLGVTPEKYIADNGADAYVEELVDGIREVAEEFYPRPVRARTLDAPTDEFRELEGGESEPDEHNPMMGWRGIRRSLDKTDVFRQELTAFKRLYEMGYDNVELMLPLVNDAADVEAAKRHMEAVGIDPVKRRWGVMIETPASALAIEELAECGIDFASFGTNDLTQYTLAVDRNNSNVADRFDELHPTVLTLIGDVIESCRELDVDTSICGQAGSKPEMVDFLVEEGVTSISANIDAVRDVQHEVKRTEQKLILDDVR; this comes from the coding sequence ATGGCTGTACTTTGGCTGGACGACGTCTCCGCCGATGACCTGGACACCGTCGGCGGAAAAGGGGCCTCGTTGGGGGAGCTGACCGGCGCCGGCCTGCCGGTCCCACCGGGGTTCGTGGTGACCGCGGGCACGTACCGAACGTTCATCGAGGAGGCGGGCATCGACGAGGAGCTGTTCGCAGCCATGGAGATCGACCCCGAGGACTCCGCGGCGTTGCGGGCGGCCGAGCAGACCGCCAGGGACCTCATTCTCGGGACGGAACTGCCCGAGTCCGTGCGCGAGGAGATCCTCGATGCCTACCGGACGATGGGCGACGACGGCGAGGCGTTCGTCGCGGTGCGCTCGTCGGCGACCGCGGAGGACCTCCCGGACGCCTCCTTCGCGGGCCAACAGGAGACGTTCCTCAACGTCCGCGAGGAGGCGCTGCTGGAGCGCGTGAAGGAGTGCTGGGCGTCGCTGTTCTCCCAGCGCGCCATCTACTACCGACAGCGGCAGGGGTTCCCACACTCGGAGGTCGACATCGCGGTCGTCGTCCAACGGATGGTCGACGCCGAGAAGTCCGGCGTGATGTTCACCTCCCATCCCTCGACGGGGGAGCCTGAGATCATCATCGAGGCCGCGTGGGGACTCGGCGAGGCGGTCGTCTCCGGCTCGGTTTCGCCCGACAACTACGTCGTCAACCGCGAGACGGCGGCCGTCGACGAGGTGACCGTCGCCGACAAGAAGCTCCTCATGGAGAAGGACATGGAGACCGGCGAGACGGTCACGCGCGACGTGCCCGACGAGAAGCGCGAGGCACGGGTGCTCACCGACGAGGAGATCGAGCGGCTCGTCGAGCTCGGGCGACGGGTCGAGGACCACTACGGCGAGCCGCAGGACGTGGAGTGGGCCGTCTACGACGGCGACGTGTACATGCTCCAGTCGCGTCCGATCACGACGATCACGGACGCCTCGGGGTCGACCGAGTCGACCCCGTCGGGCCAGGAGCGCGAGGCCGTCACGAACGGCGGCGCGGCCGCCGGAACCGCCGGGGCGAGCGGCGACGACGACGACGACGTGCTCTTCCGCGGACTCGGTGCCTCGCCGGGGATCGTCTCCGGAGAGGTGCGGATCGTCACGAAGCTCGATCACCTCGACCAGGTCGCCGAGGGCGACATCATCGTCACCGAGATGACGATGCCGGACATGGTGCCCGCGATGAAGCGCGCCGTCGGCATCGTCACCGACGAGGGCGGCATGACCAGCCACGCCGCCATCGTCTCCCGCGAGCTCGGCGTCCCGGCGGTCGTCGGCACCGGCTCGGCCACGAGCGCGCTCTCGGACGGCCAGGTCGTCACCATCGACGGCGACAAGGGAACGATCCGACAGGGTCGCGCGACGAAAGAGGAGGAGGAGTACGAGCCGGTCGAGGCGGTCCGCCCGGAGACGCCGGTCAAGCCGATGACCGCGACGGAGGTGAAGGTGAACGTCTCCATCCCCGAGGCCGCGGAGCGAGCGGCCGCGACGGGCGCCGACGGCGTCGGCCTGCTGCGCATCGAGCACATGGTGCTGTCGCTCGGGGTCACCCCCGAGAAGTACATCGCCGACAACGGCGCCGACGCGTACGTCGAGGAACTCGTCGACGGCATCCGGGAGGTCGCCGAGGAGTTCTACCCGCGGCCCGTGCGCGCGCGAACGCTCGACGCCCCCACCGACGAGTTCCGCGAGCTGGAGGGCGGCGAGAGCGAGCCCGACGAACACAACCCGATGATGGGATGGCGCGGGATCCGCCGTTCGCTCGACAAGACGGACGTGTTCCGCCAGGAACTGACGGCGTTCAAGCGCCTCTACGAGATGGGGTACGACAACGTCGAGCTGATGCTCCCGCTGGTGAACGACGCGGCGGACGTGGAGGCGGCCAAGCGCCACATGGAGGCCGTCGGCATCGACCCCGTGAAGCGTCGCTGGGGCGTGATGATCGAGACGCCCGCCAGCGCGCTCGCCATCGAGGAGCTGGCCGAGTGCGGCATCGACTTCGCCTCGTTCGGGACGAACGACCTCACGCAGTACACGCTCGCGGTCGACCGCAACAACAGCAACGTCGCCGATCGATTCGACGAGCTCCACCCGACGGTGCTCACACTCATCGGCGACGTGATCGAGTCGTGCCGCGAGCTCGACGTGGACACCAGCATCTGCGGGCAGGCGGGGTCGAAGCCGGAGATGGTCGACTTCCTCGTCGAGGAGGGGGTTACGAGCATCTCCGCGAACATCGACGCCGTCCGCGACGTGCAACACGAGGTCAAGCGCACCGAGCAGAAGCTGATCCTCGACGACGTGCGCTGA
- the mfnA gene encoding tyrosine decarboxylase MfnA yields MQPSAAERRPRSFDRVLSSMCTEPHPAARRAAERFLASNPGDPATYGTIAELEREAVAALAEITGLAHTLGGDAADVSSHGYVTAGGTESNIQAVRSARERADVVDPVVVAPDSAHFSFHKAASVLGVELRTVPTDGDGRVDVDAVAAAIDDAALVVAVAGSTEYGRVDPIPALADLAVDADVPLHVDAAWGGFHLPFSGHDWGFAVDGVETVTIDPHKVGRAAVPAGGLLARDPATLDALAVDTPYLETASQASLTGTRSGAGVASAVAATDALWPDGYRREHERAMELATWFADELRGRGLGVVDPELPLVAFDLPRATFEGLRERGWRLSRTGADEARVVVMPHVTRESLSAFLDDLDELR; encoded by the coding sequence ATGCAGCCGTCCGCCGCCGAGCGCCGTCCCCGGTCGTTCGACCGTGTGCTCTCCTCGATGTGCACGGAGCCGCACCCGGCGGCCCGGCGGGCGGCCGAACGCTTCCTCGCGTCCAATCCCGGCGACCCGGCGACCTACGGGACGATCGCCGAACTGGAGCGCGAGGCCGTCGCCGCGCTCGCGGAGATAACCGGACTCGCCCACACGCTCGGGGGCGACGCCGCCGACGTCTCGTCACACGGCTACGTCACCGCCGGCGGCACCGAGTCGAACATCCAAGCCGTGCGCTCGGCGCGCGAGCGCGCCGACGTCGTCGACCCGGTCGTCGTCGCGCCCGACTCCGCCCACTTCAGCTTCCACAAGGCGGCGTCGGTGCTCGGCGTGGAGCTTCGGACCGTCCCCACCGACGGGGACGGCCGCGTCGACGTGGACGCCGTCGCCGCCGCGATCGACGACGCGGCGCTGGTCGTCGCCGTCGCGGGCTCGACGGAGTACGGTCGCGTCGACCCGATCCCCGCGCTCGCGGACCTGGCGGTCGACGCCGACGTTCCGCTTCACGTCGACGCCGCGTGGGGCGGGTTTCATCTCCCCTTCTCGGGGCACGACTGGGGATTCGCCGTCGACGGCGTCGAGACGGTGACGATCGACCCCCACAAGGTCGGCCGCGCGGCGGTGCCCGCCGGTGGACTGCTCGCGCGCGACCCCGCGACGCTGGACGCGCTCGCGGTCGACACGCCCTACCTCGAAACCGCCTCGCAGGCGAGCCTTACGGGCACCCGCTCGGGTGCGGGCGTCGCCAGCGCGGTCGCGGCGACGGACGCGCTGTGGCCCGACGGCTACCGCCGCGAGCACGAGCGCGCGATGGAACTTGCGACGTGGTTCGCGGACGAACTGCGCGGCCGCGGGCTCGGCGTCGTCGACCCGGAGCTCCCGCTCGTCGCGTTCGACCTCCCGCGAGCGACGTTCGAGGGACTCCGCGAGCGCGGCTGGCGCCTCTCCCGGACCGGCGCCGACGAGGCCCGCGTCGTCGTCATGCCCCACGTCACCCGGGAGTCGCTGTCGGCGTTTCTCGACGACCTCGACGAGTTGCGGTAG
- a CDS encoding YqaA family protein, with protein sequence MASEPSWWPDFGWLTRLVETATGWTGLGIIFVYSFLIAFALPGVSEVVLLAPLDLGLPTWAKLSVIMFVSGLGKAAGSVFAFHIGQEAKQSGPIIRWLRRSRFDVIEWSESTTAELARRYGYAGLALALCVPFFPDTISIYAFAVLERDYWRFALATFVGSVGRLIVTLALFGAGSLTLGLF encoded by the coding sequence CTGGCGAGCGAGCCGTCCTGGTGGCCCGACTTCGGCTGGCTCACTCGCCTCGTCGAGACCGCGACCGGCTGGACCGGCCTGGGGATCATCTTCGTCTACTCGTTTCTCATCGCGTTCGCGCTCCCGGGCGTGAGCGAGGTCGTCCTGCTCGCCCCCTTGGATCTGGGGCTCCCCACGTGGGCGAAACTCTCCGTGATCATGTTCGTCTCCGGGCTCGGGAAGGCCGCAGGCTCCGTGTTCGCGTTCCACATCGGGCAGGAGGCGAAGCAGTCCGGCCCGATAATCAGGTGGCTCCGACGCTCTCGGTTCGACGTGATCGAGTGGTCCGAGAGCACCACCGCGGAGCTGGCGCGTCGGTACGGGTACGCGGGGCTCGCGCTCGCGCTGTGTGTCCCGTTCTTTCCGGACACGATCTCCATCTACGCGTTCGCCGTGCTGGAGCGCGACTACTGGCGGTTCGCGCTCGCGACGTTCGTCGGCAGCGTCGGCCGGCTGATCGTCACGCTCGCCCTGTTCGGCGCCGGATCGCTGACGCTCGGCCTGTTCTAA
- a CDS encoding DNA-methyltransferase, whose amino-acid sequence MSGDDEPNATGVDDADADAATPGVGPVFETEHVVVGGDARALAIPDESIDLVVTSPPYPMVEQWDDLFARLDPAVSEALEAARSGDADAAAAAERAFDAMHEALAPAWDEIARVLAPGGVACVNVGDATRSVGGRFRLWDNATRVADALGAAGLDRLPGVLWRKPTNAPTKFMGSGTLPPNAYVTLEHEHVLVFRKGSRRSFDAGDPARYASAFFWEERNRWFSDAWTDLRGVDQALEGGDARDRSAAFPFELPYRLLNMYSTYGDRVLDPFWGTGTTTLAAMAAGRGSVGVERDPDLVASFDADARRAPALSRERGRRRLREHRAFVTERDERPGYDASHYEFPVVTKAERDIRLYEATAVESTAGGYRVRHEPIESSDEPPSTTE is encoded by the coding sequence ATGAGCGGCGACGACGAACCGAACGCGACCGGAGTCGACGACGCCGACGCTGACGCCGCCACACCCGGCGTCGGCCCGGTGTTCGAGACGGAACACGTGGTCGTCGGCGGCGACGCGCGTGCGCTCGCGATCCCCGACGAGTCTATCGATCTCGTCGTCACGTCGCCGCCGTATCCGATGGTCGAGCAGTGGGACGACCTCTTCGCGCGCCTCGACCCCGCGGTCAGCGAGGCGCTCGAGGCGGCACGGTCCGGCGATGCCGACGCCGCGGCGGCCGCCGAGCGCGCGTTCGACGCGATGCACGAGGCGCTCGCCCCGGCGTGGGACGAGATCGCGCGGGTGCTGGCGCCCGGGGGCGTCGCCTGCGTCAACGTCGGCGACGCGACCCGCTCGGTCGGCGGGCGGTTCCGGCTGTGGGACAACGCGACCCGGGTCGCGGACGCACTCGGCGCGGCGGGACTGGACCGCCTGCCGGGCGTACTGTGGCGCAAGCCGACGAACGCGCCGACGAAGTTCATGGGGAGCGGGACGCTCCCGCCGAACGCCTACGTCACGCTCGAACACGAGCACGTGCTCGTGTTCCGGAAGGGGTCGCGCCGCTCGTTCGACGCCGGCGACCCCGCGCGCTACGCGTCGGCGTTCTTCTGGGAGGAGCGCAACCGCTGGTTCTCGGACGCCTGGACCGACCTCCGCGGGGTCGACCAGGCGCTCGAGGGGGGCGACGCCCGCGACCGGTCGGCGGCGTTCCCGTTCGAACTCCCCTACCGGCTGCTCAACATGTACTCGACGTACGGCGACCGCGTGCTCGACCCGTTCTGGGGGACGGGAACGACGACGCTGGCGGCGATGGCCGCCGGCCGCGGATCCGTCGGGGTCGAGCGCGACCCGGACCTGGTCGCGTCGTTCGACGCCGACGCTCGACGGGCGCCCGCACTCTCGCGCGAGCGGGGGCGACGCAGGCTCCGCGAACACCGGGCGTTCGTGACAGAGCGCGACGAGCGGCCGGGCTACGACGCGAGCCACTACGAGTTTCCGGTGGTGACGAAGGCCGAACGCGACATCCGACTGTACGAGGCGACCGCGGTCGAGTCGACGGCCGGCGGCTATCGTGTGAGACACGAACCGATCGAGTCGTCGGACGAGCCCCCGTCGACGACGGAGTGA
- a CDS encoding winged helix-turn-helix transcriptional regulator gives MAVEEPQTAESVESLDAGPCPVVDALEQVGSKWRLVVLHDLLDGEKRFNELKRSTDASARTLSRVLDDLREMDFVHKRMEPDAPVATYYSLTAKGESLSVVFDEVESWAGEWLDACTE, from the coding sequence ATGGCAGTCGAAGAGCCGCAGACGGCGGAGTCCGTGGAGTCGCTCGACGCCGGGCCGTGTCCCGTCGTCGACGCGCTCGAACAGGTGGGATCGAAGTGGCGGCTCGTGGTGCTACACGACCTCCTGGACGGGGAGAAGCGATTCAACGAGCTGAAGCGCTCCACGGACGCGAGCGCGCGGACGCTCTCGCGGGTGCTCGACGACCTCCGGGAGATGGACTTCGTCCACAAGCGCATGGAGCCGGACGCACCCGTTGCGACGTACTACTCGCTGACCGCGAAGGGGGAGTCCCTCTCGGTCGTCTTCGACGAGGTGGAGTCGTGGGCAGGCGAGTGGCTCGACGCCTGTACCGAGTAG
- a CDS encoding bacterio-opsin activator domain-containing protein, with protein MSGGTTDGDGDDVLEVEFRFQRSAYPFVRVSAVADCTLELAEFLPRADGEYAEFFTVTDADPERITALAAEHEGTEASLVETYRDGGLFEFLVSDDCPARRLAELGALPRTVRGAAGRGSIVAEIPTEADAAGIVGTFLEETPEATLASKRSKPSMTPLLSRATLHRTLEAELTDRQREVLQTAFEAGYYDWPRECTGEEVASKLGISSATFSEHVHAAERTLIATLFDER; from the coding sequence ATGTCAGGGGGGACCACCGACGGCGACGGCGACGACGTGCTCGAAGTCGAGTTCCGATTCCAGCGATCGGCGTATCCGTTCGTCCGGGTGTCCGCGGTCGCCGACTGTACGCTCGAACTCGCCGAGTTTCTGCCGCGAGCGGACGGCGAGTATGCCGAGTTTTTCACCGTGACGGACGCCGACCCCGAACGGATCACGGCGCTTGCGGCCGAACACGAGGGAACAGAGGCCTCGCTGGTCGAGACGTACCGCGACGGCGGCCTGTTCGAGTTCTTGGTGTCCGACGACTGCCCGGCTCGCCGGCTGGCCGAACTCGGCGCGCTCCCGCGGACGGTTCGGGGAGCCGCCGGTCGGGGCAGCATCGTCGCCGAGATCCCGACGGAAGCCGACGCCGCGGGGATCGTCGGGACGTTCCTCGAGGAAACGCCCGAGGCGACGCTAGCCTCGAAGCGGTCGAAGCCGTCGATGACGCCGCTGCTCTCGCGGGCGACGCTGCACCGAACGCTGGAAGCGGAACTGACAGACCGACAGCGCGAGGTCCTACAGACTGCCTTCGAGGCCGGCTACTACGACTGGCCTCGCGAGTGTACTGGCGAGGAGGTCGCGTCCAAACTCGGTATCTCGTCGGCGACGTTCTCGGAGCACGTCCACGCCGCCGAGCGGACGCTCATCGCGACGCTGTTCGATGAACGCTGA
- a CDS encoding HalOD1 output domain-containing protein, with protein MTDQLTSRDDTGEGRQPSRLVIESVAEATATDPIRLPPLHDVVDPEALDRLFTREIGSGTRATDGHVTFRYHGCDVTIHASGGTTVEPTGGDT; from the coding sequence ATGACAGATCAACTGACCAGCCGGGACGACACTGGCGAGGGACGGCAGCCGTCGCGCCTCGTGATCGAGTCCGTCGCCGAGGCGACCGCCACTGACCCGATCCGTCTTCCACCGCTCCACGACGTGGTCGACCCCGAAGCGCTGGACCGTCTGTTCACGAGAGAGATCGGATCCGGAACGCGGGCGACGGACGGCCACGTCACGTTCCGCTATCACGGATGCGACGTTACGATCCACGCGAGCGGTGGGACGACAGTCGAACCGACTGGAGGGGATACCTAG
- a CDS encoding YbaK/EbsC family protein, producing MHDSAARFARRVGDEYGFEPEIEEFPEGTKTAADAADAVGCSVAQIVKSIVLVADDEAIVVLTAGDNRVDTDALATELGADSVRTANPDEVKEATGWSIGGVPPFGHESAVPTYLDESLLAHDRIWAAAGTPDAVFALAPEELQAIADPVTTSAFE from the coding sequence ATGCACGACAGCGCGGCACGGTTTGCACGACGCGTCGGCGACGAGTACGGGTTCGAGCCCGAGATCGAGGAGTTCCCCGAGGGAACGAAAACCGCGGCAGATGCCGCCGACGCCGTCGGCTGCTCGGTCGCACAGATCGTCAAGAGCATCGTCCTCGTCGCCGACGACGAGGCGATCGTCGTGCTCACCGCCGGCGACAACCGCGTCGATACGGACGCGCTCGCGACCGAACTCGGCGCCGACTCCGTCCGGACCGCCAATCCCGACGAGGTGAAGGAGGCGACGGGATGGAGCATCGGCGGCGTTCCCCCGTTCGGCCACGAGTCGGCGGTTCCGACGTATCTCGACGAGTCGCTGCTCGCCCACGATCGGATCTGGGCGGCCGCGGGGACGCCGGATGCGGTGTTCGCACTCGCTCCCGAGGAGTTACAGGCGATCGCGGATCCAGTGACGACGAGCGCGTTCGAGTAG